In Desulfarculaceae bacterium, the following are encoded in one genomic region:
- a CDS encoding tripartite tricarboxylate transporter TctB family protein has product MIANRKDFKLGLGLVAFCLLLLLAVIPYQVGPLTEADALMPVLVTCFIMLLSILLTIQAVRRAPKPGEHAEEVAPEHRSPWWAILIVIIIMSAYAWLLELTGFVLTSAGAMIALFLVFGVRRWLPITAITLGTLGGLYLCFDIILGAPLPVGTLVENFLE; this is encoded by the coding sequence ATGATCGCCAATCGAAAAGACTTCAAGCTGGGCCTGGGCCTCGTCGCCTTCTGTCTCCTGCTGCTGCTGGCCGTCATCCCTTATCAGGTGGGGCCGCTCACCGAGGCCGACGCCCTGATGCCGGTGTTGGTCACCTGCTTCATCATGCTACTCAGCATCCTCTTGACCATCCAGGCGGTGCGCCGCGCGCCCAAGCCCGGCGAGCACGCCGAGGAGGTGGCGCCCGAGCACCGCTCGCCCTGGTGGGCCATCCTCATCGTGATCATCATCATGTCCGCCTACGCCTGGCTCTTGGAGCTCACCGGCTTCGTGCTCACCTCGGCCGGGGCCATGATCGCCCTGTTCCTGGTCTTTGGGGTGCGCCGCTGGCTGCCCATCACGGCCATCACCCTGGGCACCCTGGGCGGTCTCTATCTGTGCTTCGACATAATCCTGGGGGCTCCCCTGCCGGTGGGCACCCTGGTGGAAAATTTCCTGGAGTAG
- a CDS encoding tripartite tricarboxylate transporter substrate binding protein produces the protein MGKKVLAAIMAMALMLAVAVPALAGAYPSKPVKFIINFSAGGTTDTAARLMSSKANEVIQQALICMNKPGAGGTLGVSQVARAKANGYTIGTCNMPAVAIIPLIRPVPYKPFKDLVQVCAVMPYEYALMVRGDAPWKTWDEFVAYVKKNPGKVTYGSVGTGTTNHLVTARIGKELGLDWKHVPFQGGVKETAALLGGHVDVINNTTASVASSIKAGKIRVLLVTSEDRLAMVPDVPTMKDKGFKFSQISYMSIVAPAGTPQAALDKLSAAFQAACADKGVVKACNKLDLHPKFMAGKQYQALLEKLSAEWGALLPELGVKVKK, from the coding sequence ATGGGTAAGAAAGTTTTAGCGGCCATAATGGCCATGGCCCTTATGTTGGCCGTCGCCGTGCCGGCCCTGGCGGGCGCCTATCCCAGCAAGCCGGTCAAGTTCATCATCAACTTCTCGGCCGGCGGCACCACCGACACCGCCGCCCGCCTCATGAGCTCCAAGGCCAACGAGGTGATCCAGCAGGCCCTGATCTGCATGAACAAGCCCGGCGCCGGCGGCACCCTGGGGGTGAGCCAGGTGGCCCGGGCCAAGGCCAACGGCTACACCATCGGCACCTGCAATATGCCCGCCGTGGCCATCATCCCCCTGATCCGCCCGGTGCCCTACAAGCCCTTCAAGGACCTGGTGCAGGTCTGCGCGGTGATGCCCTACGAGTACGCCCTCATGGTGCGCGGCGACGCTCCCTGGAAAACCTGGGACGAGTTCGTGGCCTACGTGAAGAAGAACCCGGGCAAGGTGACCTACGGCAGCGTGGGCACCGGCACCACCAACCACCTGGTCACCGCCCGCATCGGCAAGGAGCTGGGCCTGGACTGGAAGCACGTGCCCTTCCAGGGCGGTGTGAAGGAAACCGCGGCGCTCTTGGGCGGCCACGTGGACGTGATCAACAACACCACCGCTTCGGTGGCCTCCTCCATCAAGGCCGGCAAGATCCGGGTGCTGTTGGTGACCAGCGAGGATCGCCTGGCCATGGTGCCCGACGTGCCCACCATGAAGGACAAGGGCTTCAAGTTCAGCCAGATCTCCTACATGTCCATCGTGGCCCCGGCCGGCACCCCCCAGGCGGCCCTGGACAAGCTCTCGGCGGCCTTCCAGGCGGCCTGCGCCGACAAGGGCGTGGTCAAGGCCTGCAACAAGCTGGACCTGCATCCCAAGTTCATGGCCGGCAAGCAGTATCAGGCCCTGCTCGAGAAGCTTTCGGCCGAGTGGGGCGCCCTGCTGCCCGAGCTGGGCGTGAAGGTTAAGAAGTAA
- a CDS encoding IclR family transcriptional regulator yields the protein MATTGSGGPESADKKSARSPGGAQSVQRAMALLRAVAEHNQKGARLSPLARRVGLHVATARRLLQVMAEEGVVTYDPVTKLYHLGLELFRLGNQAQQYAIRNRFHPALKRIAQETQDTVFLLIRLGNDVLCADVIEGEYPIRTILINVGSRRPLGIGAGSLALIAFSGPEEFEQVMKTNAPRFSQFQGRTEKEIRAMAKKALKNGYVLSDGLFHKDAVSVGVPVMDEDGKVICAVTVSAIRSRMKPKRREEIVELVKEQTKPEIIGL from the coding sequence ATGGCGACCACCGGAAGCGGCGGCCCAGAAAGCGCGGACAAGAAAAGCGCCCGGTCCCCAGGCGGGGCCCAGAGCGTGCAGCGGGCCATGGCCCTGCTCAGGGCCGTGGCCGAGCACAACCAGAAAGGGGCGCGGCTGTCTCCCCTGGCCCGGCGGGTGGGGCTGCACGTGGCCACGGCCCGCCGCCTGTTGCAGGTGATGGCCGAGGAGGGCGTGGTGACCTACGATCCAGTGACTAAGCTCTACCACCTGGGGCTGGAGCTGTTCCGCCTGGGCAACCAGGCCCAGCAGTACGCCATCCGCAACCGCTTCCACCCAGCCCTCAAGCGCATCGCCCAGGAAACCCAGGACACCGTGTTTCTGCTCATCCGCCTGGGCAACGACGTGCTCTGCGCCGACGTGATCGAGGGGGAGTACCCCATCCGCACCATCCTGATCAACGTCGGCTCGCGGCGGCCCCTGGGCATCGGGGCCGGCAGCCTGGCCCTCATCGCCTTCTCCGGCCCCGAGGAGTTCGAGCAGGTGATGAAAACCAACGCCCCCCGCTTCAGCCAGTTCCAGGGGCGCACCGAAAAGGAGATCAGGGCCATGGCCAAAAAGGCCCTGAAGAACGGCTATGTGCTCTCCGACGGCCTGTTCCACAAGGACGCGGTCTCGGTGGGGGTGCCGGTGATGGATGAAGACGGCAAGGTGATCTGCGCGGTCACCGTTTCGGCCATCCGCTCCCGCATGAAACCCAAGCGCCGCGAAGAGATCGTGGAGCTGGTCAAAGAGCAAACCAAGCCGGAAATCATAGGGCTCTGA
- a CDS encoding MarR family winged helix-turn-helix transcriptional regulator, producing the protein MSKKPPAPMTPAAEAFTDLVLESFRFHGILLAAGDRLTKDLGLTSALWQVLGAVDDDPLTMAQIGRNMGLTRQGVRRSVGVLEGKGMVEPRDNPDHQRAKLIALTPAGRRALDEMSRRNALWANRLTKGLSRDSLVRALKTLRALEERMQ; encoded by the coding sequence ATGAGCAAGAAGCCACCAGCCCCCATGACCCCGGCCGCCGAGGCCTTCACCGACCTGGTTCTGGAAAGCTTCCGTTTCCACGGAATCCTCTTGGCCGCCGGCGACCGCTTGACCAAGGACCTGGGCCTGACCAGCGCCCTGTGGCAGGTGCTGGGGGCCGTGGACGACGATCCCCTGACCATGGCCCAGATCGGCCGCAACATGGGCCTGACCCGCCAGGGCGTGCGGCGCAGCGTGGGCGTGTTGGAGGGCAAGGGCATGGTGGAGCCCCGGGACAACCCGGACCACCAGCGGGCCAAGCTCATCGCCCTGACCCCCGCTGGACGCCGCGCCCTGGACGAGATGTCGCGGCGCAACGCGCTCTGGGCCAACCGCCTGACCAAGGGCCTTAGCCGGGATTCCCTGGTCCGGGCCCTCAAGACCCTGCGCGCCCTGGAAGAAAGAATGCAATAA
- a CDS encoding DUF169 domain-containing protein, giving the protein MPEQTYPKLDGFLETLGLGEEPLGLFYTDQEPAEGFTPKPLDQPTRQKEIDQRINWQEVFGGFSCVLGHIWRARKKHRPAYFSAEQFGCPGGSFWLGFHKPQTETIIAYVSSGIPGAMEGEFYCESPDELRRAFEQIDPPPAPAKYCVVKPLSLFTAGETPELVIFFGRPESLSGLHQLAYFVTNDPEVVASPWAAACGGLAAWPLRYLAKGQSRAVLGGWDPSARKFFNTDELSFTVPLAMFQEMLARYEESFLHTKTWKTVQKKIARSNKAWS; this is encoded by the coding sequence ATGCCCGAGCAGACATACCCGAAGTTGGACGGTTTTTTGGAGACCCTGGGCCTGGGCGAGGAGCCCCTGGGCCTGTTCTACACCGACCAGGAGCCCGCCGAGGGCTTCACCCCCAAGCCCCTGGACCAGCCCACCCGCCAGAAGGAGATCGACCAGCGGATCAACTGGCAGGAGGTCTTCGGCGGCTTCTCCTGTGTGCTGGGCCACATCTGGCGCGCCCGCAAGAAGCACCGGCCCGCCTACTTCAGCGCCGAGCAGTTCGGCTGTCCCGGCGGCTCCTTTTGGCTGGGCTTCCACAAGCCCCAGACCGAGACCATCATCGCCTATGTCTCCTCGGGCATCCCCGGGGCCATGGAGGGCGAGTTCTACTGCGAGTCGCCGGACGAGCTGCGGCGCGCCTTCGAACAAATAGACCCCCCGCCCGCCCCGGCCAAGTACTGCGTGGTCAAGCCCCTGAGCCTGTTCACCGCCGGGGAGACCCCGGAGCTGGTCATCTTCTTCGGCCGCCCCGAGTCCCTGAGCGGCCTGCACCAGCTGGCCTATTTCGTGACCAACGACCCCGAGGTGGTGGCCTCTCCCTGGGCGGCGGCCTGCGGCGGCCTGGCCGCCTGGCCCTTGCGCTACCTCGCCAAGGGCCAGAGCCGCGCGGTGCTCGGCGGCTGGGACCCCTCGGCCCGCAAGTTCTTCAACACCGACGAGCTCTCCTTCACCGTGCCCCTGGCCATGTTCCAGGAAATGCTGGCGCGCTACGAGGAGTCCTTCCTGCACACCAAGACCTGGAAGACGGTGCAAAAGAAGATCGCCCGCAGCAACAAGGCCTGGAGCTGA
- a CDS encoding antibiotic biosynthesis monooxygenase has product MSKVILINPFEVPPGREEEALAFWDEVAAYMRRQPGFVSTRLHRALMPGARFGLVNVAEWESAGDFARATNAPDFQEMVAPYMESFPHYPALYEVVRS; this is encoded by the coding sequence GTGTCCAAGGTGATTTTGATCAACCCCTTCGAGGTGCCGCCGGGCCGGGAGGAAGAGGCCCTGGCTTTCTGGGACGAGGTGGCCGCCTACATGCGCCGCCAGCCGGGCTTTGTCTCCACCCGCCTGCACCGCGCCCTCATGCCCGGGGCCCGCTTCGGGCTGGTTAATGTGGCCGAATGGGAGTCGGCCGGGGACTTCGCCCGGGCCACCAACGCCCCCGATTTCCAGGAGATGGTCGCGCCCTACATGGAGAGCTTCCCGCACTACCCGGCCCTGTACGAGGTGGTGCGGAGCTAG
- a CDS encoding AMP-binding protein gives MADSIVIDKTLGQILNQTAEKYPDNPAVVYVDRDYRLSWREFRAVVDDMAKGLMALGVEPGQKVAVWASNLPYWVALQFATAKIGAILLTVNTHYQRAELEYLLQQSEAENLMVADRFRDNDFLATVYDLIPELRSQERGHLNTPRFPHLKRVFFLDQEKHRGMFSMPEILDMSRMVSDAELARVEAAQDPDAVVNMQYTSGTTGFPKGVMLTHKSIGTNGYWIGKNQNLGPNDRVCLPVPLFHCFGCVLGVLAAVNHGACMVILEEFDPVQVMASVEQERCTALYGVPTMFIAQLAHPLFDKFDFSSLRTGIMAGSPCPIKTMREVMDKMNMSEVTICYGLTENSPVMTQTLADDDVRRRTETVGKAMPGIEVKIVDPKTRRELPVGSIGEVCCRGYSLMKGYYNMPEATAEAIDDEGWLHSGDLGVMDEHGYLAITGRHKDMIIRGGENIYPLEIEEFVRRMEGIMDVQVVGVPSKKYGEQVGAFVRLEEGADLMPEDVRDLCRGQISRYKIPKYVAIVEEYPMTASGKIQKYKLVDQAAELWPEA, from the coding sequence ATGGCCGATTCCATCGTCATCGACAAGACCCTGGGGCAAATACTCAACCAAACCGCCGAGAAGTATCCCGACAACCCGGCGGTGGTCTACGTGGACCGCGACTACCGCCTGAGCTGGCGCGAGTTCCGCGCGGTGGTGGACGACATGGCCAAGGGGCTCATGGCCCTGGGGGTGGAGCCGGGCCAGAAGGTGGCGGTCTGGGCCTCCAACCTTCCCTATTGGGTGGCCCTCCAGTTCGCCACGGCCAAGATCGGGGCCATCCTGCTCACCGTGAACACTCACTATCAGCGGGCCGAGCTGGAGTATCTGCTCCAGCAGTCCGAGGCCGAGAACCTGATGGTGGCCGACCGCTTCCGGGACAACGATTTCCTGGCCACGGTCTACGATCTCATCCCCGAGCTGCGCTCCCAGGAGCGCGGCCACCTAAACACCCCGCGCTTCCCGCATCTCAAGCGGGTGTTCTTCCTGGACCAGGAGAAGCACCGGGGCATGTTCTCCATGCCCGAGATCCTGGACATGAGCCGCATGGTGAGCGACGCCGAGCTGGCCCGGGTGGAGGCGGCCCAGGACCCGGACGCGGTGGTGAACATGCAGTACACCTCAGGCACCACCGGCTTCCCCAAGGGCGTGATGCTCACCCACAAGAGCATCGGCACCAACGGCTACTGGATCGGCAAGAACCAGAACCTGGGGCCCAACGACCGCGTCTGCCTGCCGGTGCCTCTGTTCCACTGCTTCGGCTGCGTGCTGGGGGTCTTGGCCGCGGTGAACCACGGCGCCTGCATGGTCATCCTGGAGGAGTTCGACCCGGTGCAGGTGATGGCCTCGGTGGAGCAGGAGCGCTGCACCGCGCTTTACGGCGTGCCCACCATGTTCATCGCCCAGCTCGCCCATCCCTTGTTCGACAAGTTCGACTTCTCCAGCCTGCGCACCGGCATCATGGCCGGGAGCCCCTGTCCCATCAAGACCATGCGCGAGGTGATGGACAAGATGAACATGTCCGAGGTGACGATCTGCTACGGGCTCACCGAGAACTCGCCGGTGATGACCCAGACCCTGGCCGACGACGACGTGCGCCGCCGCACCGAGACGGTGGGCAAGGCCATGCCCGGCATCGAGGTGAAGATCGTGGACCCCAAGACCCGCCGGGAGCTGCCCGTGGGCAGCATCGGCGAGGTCTGCTGCCGGGGCTACAGCCTGATGAAGGGCTACTACAACATGCCCGAGGCCACGGCCGAGGCTATCGACGACGAGGGCTGGCTGCACAGCGGCGATTTGGGGGTCATGGACGAGCACGGCTATTTGGCCATCACCGGCCGCCACAAGGACATGATCATCCGGGGCGGGGAGAACATCTACCCCCTGGAGATCGAGGAGTTCGTGCGGCGCATGGAAGGCATCATGGACGTGCAGGTGGTGGGGGTGCCCAGCAAGAAGTACGGCGAGCAGGTGGGGGCCTTCGTGCGCCTGGAAGAGGGCGCCGACCTGATGCCCGAGGACGTGCGCGACCTGTGCCGGGGCCAGATATCGCGCTACAAAATCCCCAAGTACGTGGCCATCGTGGAGGAGTATCCCATGACCGCCAGCGGCAAGATCCAGAAGTACAAGCTGGTGGACCAAGCGGCCGAGCTCTGGCCCGAGGCTTGA
- a CDS encoding cupin domain-containing protein: protein MSQKSLGARIASFRQSNDISLRQMAERTGLEESFLRAVEEQDLYPSLGPLLKIARALGVRLGTFLDDKVSRDPLIVRLSEREQELVTHRGDQGPVDTVFYSLGRGKTDRHMEPFFVEIGPASGEPAKLSSHEGEEFIVVTQGRVELTYGRETTVLEPGDSMYYNSVVPHHLTALDGEKASIYAVLYFPE from the coding sequence ATGAGCCAGAAAAGCCTGGGGGCGCGCATCGCCTCCTTCCGCCAAAGCAACGACATCTCCCTGCGACAAATGGCCGAGCGCACCGGGCTGGAAGAGTCCTTCCTGCGCGCGGTGGAAGAGCAGGACCTCTACCCCTCTCTGGGGCCCCTGCTCAAGATCGCCCGCGCCCTGGGCGTGCGTTTGGGCACCTTCTTGGACGATAAGGTGAGCCGCGACCCGCTCATCGTGCGCCTGAGCGAGCGGGAGCAGGAGCTGGTCACCCACCGGGGCGACCAGGGCCCGGTGGACACGGTGTTCTACTCCCTGGGCCGGGGCAAGACCGACCGGCACATGGAGCCCTTTTTCGTGGAGATCGGCCCCGCTTCCGGCGAGCCGGCCAAGCTCAGCTCCCACGAGGGCGAGGAGTTCATCGTGGTGACCCAGGGCCGGGTGGAGCTGACCTACGGCCGGGAGACCACGGTGCTGGAGCCGGGCGACAGCATGTATTACAACTCGGTGGTGCCCCACCACCTGACGGCCTTGGACGGCGAGAAGGCCTCCATCTACGCCGTGCTCTATTTCCCGGAGTAG
- a CDS encoding TetR/AcrR family transcriptional regulator produces MGVVERRAREKEQRREAILDAAKEVFSRKGYQGATMEEIAARAELSPATLYLYFNNKSELYASLNVKMLALLCAKVEQVAGQSGLEPPEKVRRLARAMHDVYIFDPLIVTNVLHMQASQELTELSPELKEQINSMAAHALRMMAGIFQQGIEAGQFKPHHPVALADLVWSVFSGLVLWEESKRGFAPDKDYLQDTLELAIDIVARGISN; encoded by the coding sequence ATGGGCGTGGTGGAGCGCAGGGCAAGGGAGAAGGAGCAGCGCCGGGAGGCGATCCTGGACGCGGCCAAGGAGGTCTTCTCCCGCAAGGGGTACCAAGGCGCCACCATGGAGGAGATCGCCGCCCGGGCCGAGCTTAGTCCGGCCACCCTGTACCTCTATTTCAACAACAAGAGCGAGCTGTACGCCTCGCTCAACGTGAAAATGCTGGCCCTTCTCTGCGCGAAGGTGGAGCAGGTGGCCGGGCAAAGCGGGCTGGAGCCGCCGGAGAAAGTGCGGCGCCTGGCCCGGGCCATGCACGACGTCTACATCTTCGACCCTCTCATCGTGACCAACGTCCTGCACATGCAGGCCAGCCAGGAGCTGACCGAGCTGTCCCCGGAGTTGAAAGAGCAGATCAACTCCATGGCCGCTCACGCGCTCCGGATGATGGCCGGCATCTTCCAGCAAGGCATCGAGGCGGGGCAGTTCAAGCCCCACCACCCCGTGGCCCTGGCCGACCTGGTCTGGTCGGTGTTCAGCGGCCTGGTGCTTTGGGAAGAAAGCAAGCGCGGTTTCGCGCCGGACAAGGACTATCTCCAGGACACCCTGGAGTTGGCCATAGATATAGTGGCTCGGGGCATAAGCAACTAG
- a CDS encoding ABC transporter ATP-binding protein, whose translation MADQPILSMEGVYLSFGGLTVLSEVSFQVNPGEIFAIIGPNGAGKTSILNCIGGFYRPSSGRITFQGKDVTRTSPDRRAAMGLARTFQNIALFRGMTVLDNIKLGAHAHLKTGLLSALMYWGSAHHEEMALREQVENEVIDFLEIEPIRKQAVGSLAYGLQKRVELARALAMEPKVLLMDEPVAGMNAEETEDMARFVLDIKEERDMTIVLIEHDMNVIMDISDRVMVLNFGQKIAEGTPEEMQHHPEVIKAYLGEKRG comes from the coding sequence ATGGCGGACCAGCCTATTCTCAGCATGGAGGGAGTTTACCTGTCCTTCGGGGGACTTACGGTTCTTTCCGAGGTCAGTTTCCAGGTCAACCCGGGCGAGATATTCGCCATCATCGGCCCCAACGGGGCGGGCAAGACCTCCATCCTCAACTGCATCGGCGGCTTCTACCGCCCCAGCTCGGGGCGTATCACTTTTCAGGGCAAGGACGTGACCCGCACCAGCCCCGACCGGCGGGCGGCCATGGGCCTGGCCCGCACCTTCCAGAACATCGCCCTGTTCCGGGGCATGACCGTTTTGGACAACATAAAGCTGGGGGCCCACGCCCACCTGAAGACCGGCCTCTTGTCGGCCCTGATGTATTGGGGCTCGGCCCACCACGAGGAGATGGCCCTTCGGGAACAGGTGGAAAACGAGGTCATCGACTTTTTGGAGATAGAGCCCATCCGCAAGCAGGCGGTGGGCTCGCTGGCTTACGGCCTGCAAAAGCGGGTGGAGCTGGCCCGGGCCCTGGCCATGGAGCCCAAGGTGCTCTTGATGGACGAGCCGGTGGCGGGCATGAACGCCGAGGAGACCGAGGACATGGCCCGCTTCGTCCTGGACATCAAGGAGGAGCGCGACATGACCATCGTGCTCATCGAGCACGACATGAACGTGATCATGGACATCAGCGACCGGGTGATGGTCTTGAACTTCGGCCAGAAGATAGCCGAGGGCACCCCCGAGGAGATGCAGCACCATCCCGAGGTGATCAAGGCCTACCTGGGCGAGAAGAGGGGCTAG
- a CDS encoding branched-chain amino acid ABC transporter permease — translation MDILLQLIVSGIAVGGVYALIALGFVLIYKATSIINFATGEFMMIGAYFFYTAMVMIGLPPIPSFLLVMVCSALLGLFVERAILRHMLGQPTISIVMVTIGLSSILMGLAEIIWSTDFKSFPPLFPRAPIIIGDIIVRSNLFWGFVVAMITVILFALLFKYAKVGVAMRATAGDQMAAFSMGINVRSMFTVAWSLGAIAAALGGVIIGNMGGIQPTLGGIGLKIFPVVILGGLDSIAGAVVGGFIVGLVENIAGGYLDPYVGGGVKDLAPFVVLVLILLIKPYGLFGKEDIERL, via the coding sequence ATGGACATCCTGCTGCAACTGATCGTCAGCGGCATCGCGGTGGGCGGGGTCTACGCCCTCATCGCCCTGGGCTTCGTCCTGATCTACAAGGCCACCAGCATCATCAACTTCGCCACCGGCGAGTTCATGATGATCGGGGCCTACTTCTTCTACACCGCCATGGTGATGATCGGCCTGCCGCCCATACCCTCGTTCCTGCTGGTCATGGTCTGCTCGGCCCTGCTGGGGCTTTTCGTGGAGCGGGCCATCCTGAGGCACATGCTGGGCCAGCCCACCATCAGCATCGTGATGGTCACCATCGGCCTGAGCTCCATCCTCATGGGCCTGGCCGAGATCATCTGGTCCACCGACTTCAAGAGCTTCCCGCCCCTGTTCCCCCGCGCGCCCATAATCATCGGCGACATCATCGTGCGCTCCAATTTGTTCTGGGGCTTCGTGGTGGCCATGATCACGGTGATCCTGTTCGCCCTGCTGTTCAAGTACGCCAAGGTGGGGGTGGCCATGCGGGCCACCGCCGGGGACCAGATGGCCGCCTTTTCCATGGGCATCAACGTGCGCAGCATGTTCACCGTGGCCTGGTCCCTGGGGGCCATCGCCGCGGCCCTGGGCGGGGTGATCATCGGCAACATGGGCGGCATCCAGCCCACCCTGGGGGGCATCGGCCTCAAGATCTTCCCGGTGGTGATCCTGGGAGGCCTGGACTCCATCGCCGGGGCGGTGGTGGGCGGGTTCATCGTGGGCCTGGTGGAGAACATCGCCGGGGGCTATTTGGACCCCTACGTGGGCGGCGGGGTCAAGGATTTGGCCCCCTTCGTGGTTCTGGTCCTGATCCTCCTGATAAAGCCCTACGGGCTTTTCGGCAAAGAAGACATCGAGCGGTTGTAG